In the genome of Plasmodium chabaudi chabaudi strain AS genome assembly, chromosome: 6, one region contains:
- a CDS encoding GPI mannosyltransferase 1, putative, giving the protein MGIGITEERSEGFKQNKGYFSDINNIDYTKKIIYFLGILIRVITYYYGLWQDNNLNVKFTDIDYYVFSDAAKYVLNNKSPYNRYTYRYTPLLAYLMIPNFIINFSFGKFLFSSIDFLVSIIIIKIIKIKYPETKNYILYASLWLLNPLVITISLRGNADCIPCLLVLLTVLFIYQKKIYLSAFFYGLSVNFKIYPIIYALPLMLYLNKNYLNKDNIFQLKQIKTEDRYINKIRNIFYIIRNFFKELFKLNSDQLKFSLFSFITFLALNIIFYAIYGYEFLYESFIYHLVRQDHKHNFSLFFYIMYLTIENNSKIIPLITFIPQFILVALFGFKYGKSNLELSMFLQTLSFIALNKVITSQYFIWCTPFLPIILNSITLNKTNLILIFCAVLLFIIAKAQWLFWAYYLEFKGYNTFIQIFHSSILFVISEMGVCWILMYMSFKEGNKKNVLKE; this is encoded by the exons atgggGATTGGTATTACAGAAGAACGATCAGAAGGATTTAAGCAGAATAAAGGCTACTTTagtgatataaataatattgattatacaaaaaaaataatatattttttaggaATATTAATACGTGTTATAACTTATTATTATGGATTATGGCAAGACAACAATTTAAATGTAAAATTTACAGACATAgattattatgtattttcGGATGCtgcaaaatatgtattaaacAATAAGTCTCCATATAATAGATATACATATCGGTACACACCATTATTAGCTTATTTAATGATAcccaattttataattaatttttcttttggaaaatttcttttttcatcaaTAGATTTTCTTGttagtattattataataaaaataataaaaataaaatatcctgaaactaaaaattatattttatatgcttCATTATGGCTCTTAAATCCATTAGTTATTACAATTTCACTTCGAGGAAATGCTGATTGTATACCATGCTTACTTGTTTTATTAACCgtactttttatttatcaaaaaaaaatatatctttccgcttttttttatggatTATCcgttaattttaaaatatatccaaTTATCTATGCCTTACCATTAATGCTATATCTAAATAAGAACTATTTAAATAAGgacaatatatttcaattgaaacaaataaaaacagaAGACagatacataaataaaattagaaacattttttatataataagaaaTTTCTTCAAAGagttatttaaattaaacaGTGATCAACTTAAATTTTCCCTTTTCAGCTTTATTACCTTTCTAGCtttaaacataattttttacgcAAT ATATGGgtatgaatttttatacGAATCATTTATTTACCATTTAGTTAGACAAGATCATAAGCACAACTTTTccctctttttttatattatgtacTTAACTATTGAGAACAATTCAAAG aTTATTCCGCTAATAACATTTATACCCCAATTTATTCTTGTTGCATTATTTGGCTttaaatatggaaaatcAAATTTAGAGTTATCCATGTTTTTGCAA ACACTATCTTTTATAGCATTGAACAAAGTCATCACATCTCAG TACTTTATTTGGTGTACCCCTTTTCTTCCAATCATATTAAATTCTATAACCTTAAACAAG ACCAATTTAATCCTTATATTTTGTGCAGTATtgctttttattatagCTAAG GCACAATGGCTTTTTTGGGCATATTATCTTGAGTTCAAGGGATATAATACCTTTATACAA ataTTTCATTCCTCAATTTTATTCGTTATATCGGAGATGGGTGTATGTTGGATCCTTATGTACATGTCTTTTAAGGAAgggaacaaaaaaaatgtgttaaAGGAGTAG